From the Microbacterium sp. W4I4 genome, one window contains:
- the rsmD gene encoding 16S rRNA (guanine(966)-N(2))-methyltransferase RsmD, protein MTRIIAGAARGIRIDVPGAGTRPTSDRVRESVFGALESMQAIDGARVLDLYAGSGALGLEAWSRGASSVDLVERSRPAAAIVGRNITTVAKALGVPGDARVHQSAVHAFLTRVSGPYDLVFTDPPYDLDDAAMTADLLALTPLLSPDAVVVIERARRSTPPDLDAAGLTLLREKSYGDTAVWWAEPLQGSDDQPATTPSQSR, encoded by the coding sequence GTGACGAGGATCATCGCCGGCGCCGCTCGCGGCATCCGCATCGACGTGCCGGGTGCGGGCACCCGCCCGACCAGCGACCGCGTGCGCGAGTCGGTCTTCGGCGCTCTGGAGTCGATGCAGGCCATCGACGGCGCGCGCGTGCTCGACCTGTACGCGGGCAGCGGCGCCCTCGGGCTCGAGGCCTGGAGCCGAGGTGCGTCCTCCGTGGATCTCGTCGAGCGCTCCCGACCCGCGGCCGCCATAGTAGGCCGCAACATCACGACCGTCGCCAAGGCGCTGGGCGTCCCCGGCGACGCGAGGGTGCACCAGAGCGCCGTTCACGCCTTCCTGACGCGCGTCTCCGGCCCGTACGACCTGGTCTTCACCGATCCGCCGTACGACCTCGACGACGCGGCGATGACGGCGGATCTTCTGGCGCTGACTCCCCTGCTCTCACCGGACGCCGTCGTGGTGATCGAGCGGGCGCGCCGGTCCACGCCGCCGGACCTGGATGCCGCGGGTCTCACGCTGCTGCGGGAGAAGTCGTACGGCGACACCGCCGTCTGGTGGGCTGAGCCCCTTCAGGGATCGGACGATCAGCCTGCGACGACGCCGTCCCAGTCGCGGTAG
- the thiL gene encoding thiamine-phosphate kinase, whose protein sequence is MASDPDDPRIGDIAEGTVLRTILARTGTAAHTILGPGDDAAVIAAPSGSVVATTDTLVDGPDFRTAWSSGHDLGWKAAAVNLADIAAMGAVPTALLVALAVPRDTRLSFVAAMADGFRDACDVLAPGCAVVGGDLTVSDLLTIAVTALGDLSGRSAVTRAGARPGDVVALAGELGAAAAGLETLFADFRDGSAPVPVDRSGLDAGLMHGLDRQLRPVPPIARGAAAADAGATAMMDVSDGLTLDAGRMADASGISIDFAGAAIDALAHGGDRARALRGGEDHGLLATFPAGTALPEGFVAIGTVVDRAGAAVLLDGDPIPPGGWDPYRDWDGVVAG, encoded by the coding sequence ATGGCATCCGATCCCGACGACCCTCGCATCGGCGACATCGCGGAGGGGACGGTGCTGCGGACGATCCTCGCCCGCACCGGAACCGCCGCTCACACGATCCTCGGCCCCGGAGACGACGCGGCGGTCATCGCTGCACCGTCCGGCTCGGTGGTGGCCACGACGGACACGCTGGTGGACGGACCGGACTTCCGCACGGCCTGGTCCAGCGGCCACGACCTCGGCTGGAAGGCCGCCGCGGTGAATCTGGCCGACATCGCCGCGATGGGCGCGGTTCCGACGGCGCTGCTCGTCGCTCTCGCGGTTCCCCGGGACACCAGGCTGTCGTTCGTGGCGGCGATGGCCGACGGATTCCGGGATGCCTGCGATGTCCTCGCACCGGGCTGCGCTGTCGTCGGCGGCGACCTGACGGTCTCGGATCTGCTCACGATCGCCGTGACCGCTCTCGGAGACCTGTCGGGACGCAGCGCCGTCACGCGCGCCGGTGCGCGGCCGGGCGACGTGGTCGCTCTCGCCGGTGAGCTGGGGGCGGCGGCGGCGGGCCTGGAGACGCTGTTCGCGGACTTCCGCGACGGATCCGCGCCGGTTCCGGTCGACCGCAGCGGTCTGGATGCCGGACTGATGCACGGTCTGGACAGGCAGTTGCGGCCGGTGCCGCCGATCGCGCGGGGTGCTGCGGCGGCGGATGCCGGGGCGACGGCCATGATGGACGTCTCGGACGGCTTGACGCTGGATGCCGGACGGATGGCGGATGCCTCGGGCATCTCGATCGACTTCGCCGGCGCTGCCATCGATGCGCTGGCGCACGGGGGAGACCGCGCTCGAGCCCTCCGCGGCGGCGAGGACCACGGGCTGCTGGCGACCTTCCCGGCAGGGACCGCACTGCCCGAGGGATTCGTCGCCATCGGGACGGTCGTAGATCGTGCGGGGGCGGCCGTGCTGCTCGACGGCGATCCGATTCCACCGGGCGGCTGGGATCCCTACCGCGACTGGGACGGCGTCGTCGCAGGCTGA
- a CDS encoding DUF3515 family protein, protein MLRRLAPLAGVLALLALTGCSSTVALKPAPDANNPACAEVTVRLPDAIDGFDRRWTDAQATGAYGDPTTVIVACGVAVPGPTATLQCITLEGIDWLVDESAAPWMRMTTYGRDPAVQVFVDTKKAGANEVLTNSKLVGAVRTTAATSECTAPEELVQ, encoded by the coding sequence ATGCTCCGTCGTCTCGCCCCGCTCGCCGGAGTCCTGGCTCTTCTCGCGCTGACCGGGTGCTCCAGCACCGTCGCGCTGAAGCCGGCTCCCGACGCGAACAACCCGGCGTGCGCCGAGGTGACCGTGCGCCTGCCCGATGCCATCGACGGCTTCGACAGACGCTGGACCGATGCCCAGGCCACTGGCGCGTACGGCGATCCCACCACGGTCATCGTCGCCTGCGGTGTGGCCGTTCCCGGTCCCACTGCCACGCTGCAGTGCATCACGCTCGAAGGCATCGACTGGCTCGTCGACGAATCGGCCGCACCGTGGATGCGGATGACGACTTACGGCCGCGACCCTGCCGTGCAGGTGTTCGTGGACACGAAGAAGGCCGGCGCCAACGAGGTGCTCACGAACAGCAAGCTCGTCGGCGCCGTACGGACCACTGCCGCGACCAGCGAGTGCACCGCACCCGAAGAGCTGGTGCAGTAG
- a CDS encoding D-alanine--D-alanine ligase family protein — MDKQTVVVLFGGRSSEHSISSATAGGVLAAIDRERYAVIPVGITREGAFVLEQDDPSRFAIDPDSMPEVVDNGTRVRWPEPGGDRRLRVVASDGSTIDLGEIDVVLPLLHGLHGEDGAIQGFFDVLEVPYAGGGILDSAVCLDKHFTKLALSAAGIDVAPGITVRSSDWDADAEAVRARILDLGPVAFVKPASAGSSVGVSRVAGGEGLDEAMRIAFAEDEKVLVESGITGREIEVGVLAGRGGARARASLPGEVVLTSRSFYDFEGKYLGGEGVEIVCPADVDEALIARLQDTAVRAFEAVDGKGLARVDFFVTADGDLIVNELNTMPGFTQFSMFPKCWVASGLSYSELITELVEAGLSK, encoded by the coding sequence ATGGACAAGCAGACGGTGGTGGTGCTCTTCGGCGGGCGTTCCAGCGAGCATTCGATCAGTTCCGCAACGGCGGGCGGGGTCCTGGCGGCGATTGACCGCGAGCGGTACGCCGTGATCCCGGTCGGGATCACCCGTGAGGGCGCGTTCGTGCTCGAGCAGGACGATCCGTCCCGGTTCGCCATCGATCCGGACAGCATGCCCGAGGTCGTCGACAACGGCACCCGCGTGCGCTGGCCGGAACCCGGCGGGGATCGTCGACTGCGTGTGGTGGCCTCGGACGGCTCGACGATCGACCTCGGGGAGATCGATGTCGTGCTGCCGCTGCTGCACGGTCTGCACGGTGAGGACGGCGCGATCCAGGGATTCTTCGACGTGCTCGAGGTGCCCTACGCCGGTGGCGGGATCCTCGACTCCGCCGTGTGCCTCGACAAGCACTTCACCAAGCTGGCGCTGTCGGCGGCCGGCATCGACGTGGCTCCCGGGATCACCGTGCGCAGCTCCGACTGGGATGCGGATGCCGAGGCCGTGCGCGCGCGCATCCTCGATCTGGGCCCGGTGGCGTTCGTGAAGCCGGCGAGTGCCGGTTCCAGCGTCGGCGTGTCGCGCGTGGCAGGCGGCGAGGGCCTGGACGAGGCCATGCGCATCGCGTTCGCCGAGGATGAGAAGGTTCTCGTGGAGTCCGGCATCACCGGCCGCGAGATCGAGGTCGGTGTGCTCGCCGGGCGCGGTGGTGCTCGGGCGCGGGCTTCGCTGCCCGGCGAGGTCGTGCTCACCTCGCGCAGCTTCTACGACTTCGAGGGCAAGTACCTCGGGGGTGAGGGCGTCGAGATCGTGTGCCCTGCGGATGTCGATGAGGCGCTCATCGCCCGTCTGCAGGACACCGCCGTGCGCGCGTTCGAAGCCGTGGACGGCAAGGGCCTGGCCCGCGTCGACTTCTTCGTGACCGCGGATGGCGACCTGATCGTCAACGAGCTGAACACCATGCCCGGATTCACGCAGTTCTCGATGTTCCCGAAGTGCTGGGTCGCGTCGGGGCTGAGCTATTCCGAGCTGATCACCGAGCTCGTCGAGGCCGGTCTCAGCAAGTGA
- a CDS encoding NAD(P)H-dependent glycerol-3-phosphate dehydrogenase, producing the protein MTPKREAAGKGTRAAVIGAGSWGTTFGKILVDGGAQVTMWARRPELAQEISEAKRNSQYLPGINLPRSIAATHEISRALDGADQIYLSVPSQSLRENLKALRPLIADSDAPIISLMKGVERGTGLRMSQVIEQELRCDPNRIAVASGPNLALEIAREQPTAAVIASLSQDTADAVARTARNHYFRSFVNTDVIGTEFGGVLKNLIAVAIGIVDGVGYGENTKASIITRGLVEMTDFAVANGARPETLQGLAGLGDLIATCQSPLSRNNTAGRLLGQGYGFQDVVKQMNQTAEGLASVAPILQLAHESDVYMPIVEQVKMVLDGRMDPRDIAPHLTTDDDTPQEERTNHGQADGGGALRRAFQRAFDQFRNGGRGPGGD; encoded by the coding sequence TTGACTCCTAAACGCGAAGCAGCAGGTAAGGGAACCCGCGCAGCCGTGATCGGCGCGGGCAGCTGGGGCACCACGTTCGGCAAGATCCTCGTCGACGGCGGCGCCCAGGTGACGATGTGGGCCCGGCGGCCCGAGCTCGCCCAGGAGATCTCCGAGGCCAAGCGCAACTCGCAGTACCTGCCCGGCATCAACCTGCCACGCTCGATCGCCGCGACCCACGAGATCTCCCGTGCGCTCGACGGCGCCGACCAGATCTACCTGTCGGTGCCCAGTCAGTCGCTGCGCGAGAACCTGAAGGCGCTGCGCCCGCTCATCGCGGACAGTGACGCACCGATCATCAGCCTGATGAAGGGCGTGGAGCGCGGCACGGGACTTCGGATGAGCCAGGTCATCGAGCAGGAGCTGCGCTGCGACCCGAATCGCATCGCCGTGGCATCCGGCCCCAACCTCGCCCTCGAGATCGCACGCGAGCAGCCCACGGCGGCCGTGATCGCCTCGCTCAGCCAGGATACCGCCGATGCCGTCGCCCGCACGGCGCGCAATCACTACTTCCGATCCTTCGTGAACACCGACGTGATCGGCACGGAGTTCGGCGGCGTGCTGAAGAACCTCATCGCGGTCGCGATCGGCATCGTCGACGGCGTCGGCTACGGCGAGAACACCAAGGCGTCGATCATCACGCGCGGGCTCGTCGAGATGACGGACTTCGCGGTCGCGAACGGGGCGCGGCCCGAGACGCTGCAGGGATTGGCGGGGCTGGGCGACCTGATCGCCACCTGCCAGTCGCCGCTGAGTCGCAACAACACGGCGGGGCGTCTGCTCGGTCAGGGATACGGCTTCCAGGACGTCGTGAAGCAGATGAACCAGACGGCGGAGGGTCTCGCGTCGGTGGCGCCGATCCTTCAGCTCGCCCACGAGTCCGACGTGTACATGCCGATCGTCGAGCAGGTGAAGATGGTGCTCGACGGGCGGATGGATCCCCGCGACATCGCACCGCACCTCACGACCGACGACGACACTCCTCAGGAGGAGAGAACCAATCATGGACAAGCAGACGGTGGTGGTGCTCTTCGGCGGGCGTTCCAGCGAGCATTCGATCAGTTCCGCAACGGCGGGCGGGGTCCTGGCGGCGATTGA
- a CDS encoding 1-acyl-sn-glycerol-3-phosphate acyltransferase, which produces MAASERSRPSLFWPLAAIVIPPVSLLAKVTTIDAHKLPREGAFVLAPNHYSEFDPLIVAMQVYRTGRLPRFMAKESLFRIPVLGWVLTRTGMIPVARASSAKAAKQTMLQSRELVENGRGVIVYPEGTLTRDPDLWPMRGKSGAVRLALSGDIPLIPMAQWGTQEIMGRYQKGISLWPLRKRVRVIVGDPVDLSDLKGRGSEQAVLNEATERLMSAITALLEQLRGEKAPERRWNPAEHGQNETGRLDS; this is translated from the coding sequence ATGGCTGCTTCCGAGCGGAGCCGTCCGAGCCTGTTCTGGCCGCTGGCGGCGATCGTCATCCCCCCGGTGTCGCTGCTTGCCAAGGTGACGACCATCGACGCGCACAAGCTGCCCCGCGAAGGGGCGTTCGTGCTCGCGCCCAACCACTACTCCGAGTTCGACCCGCTGATCGTGGCGATGCAGGTGTACCGCACCGGGCGTCTCCCGCGCTTCATGGCCAAGGAGAGCCTGTTCCGGATCCCTGTGCTCGGCTGGGTGCTCACGCGCACCGGCATGATCCCCGTCGCGCGCGCTTCCTCGGCGAAGGCCGCCAAGCAGACGATGCTGCAGTCGCGAGAGCTGGTCGAGAACGGCCGCGGCGTGATCGTCTACCCCGAGGGCACGCTCACCCGAGACCCGGACCTGTGGCCGATGCGCGGCAAGTCAGGGGCTGTGCGGCTGGCGCTGTCCGGCGACATCCCGCTGATCCCGATGGCCCAGTGGGGCACGCAGGAGATCATGGGCCGCTACCAGAAGGGCATCAGCCTGTGGCCGCTGCGCAAGCGCGTCCGCGTGATCGTCGGCGACCCCGTGGACCTCTCCGACCTGAAGGGACGCGGCAGCGAGCAGGCGGTGCTCAACGAGGCCACCGAACGCCTGATGAGCGCGATCACCGCTCTGCTGGAGCAGCTGCGCGGCGAGAAGGCGCCGGAGCGACGCTGGAACCCTGCGGAGCACGGACAGAACGAGACGGGGCGTCTTGACTCCTAA
- the murA gene encoding UDP-N-acetylglucosamine 1-carboxyvinyltransferase, with protein sequence MTTPLRDAAVDEAPVPAGSVLAIRGGRPLRGRVDVKGAKNLATKAMVAALLGETTSTLRDVPGLSDVAVVRSLLEVHGVRVSEGDEPGSLLLDPSEVESAHYEEIDAHAGASRIPILFCGPLLHKLGQAFIPDLGGCRIGDRPIDFHLDALRKFGAIVEKQPSGIRLSAPNGLHGANIHLPYPSVGATEQVLLTAVRAKGTTELRNAAIEPEIMDLIALLQKMGAIISYEPNRVILIEGVETLRGYDHRCIFDRNEAASWACAALATDGEIFVAGAKQQEMLTFLNVFRKAGGWFDVQEDGILFRRDGELKPVVVETDVHPGFMTDWQQPLIVALTQARGRSIVHETVYENRFGFTQALVKMGADIVVHPHGLQNGPRRVPRRELEQAAVITGPTPLRAADIVVPDLRGGYSHVIAALTAEGESQVSGVDILSRGYEKFLDKLQALGADFDVVR encoded by the coding sequence ATGACGACACCGTTGCGCGATGCTGCAGTCGACGAGGCTCCGGTTCCCGCCGGATCCGTGCTCGCGATCCGCGGAGGCAGGCCGCTTCGGGGCCGCGTCGACGTCAAGGGCGCGAAGAACCTCGCGACCAAGGCGATGGTGGCGGCCCTCCTCGGCGAGACGACCAGCACGCTGCGCGATGTCCCCGGCCTCAGCGACGTCGCCGTCGTGCGCTCGCTGCTCGAGGTGCACGGTGTGAGGGTCAGCGAGGGCGACGAGCCCGGTTCGCTCCTGCTGGATCCGAGCGAGGTCGAGTCGGCCCACTACGAGGAGATCGACGCCCACGCGGGCGCGTCGCGCATCCCGATCCTGTTCTGCGGACCGCTGCTGCACAAGCTCGGTCAGGCATTCATCCCCGACCTGGGTGGCTGCCGCATCGGCGATCGGCCGATCGACTTCCATCTCGACGCGCTGCGCAAGTTCGGCGCCATCGTCGAGAAGCAGCCCAGCGGCATCCGCCTGTCGGCCCCGAACGGGCTGCACGGGGCGAACATCCACCTGCCGTACCCCAGTGTCGGCGCCACCGAGCAGGTGCTGCTGACCGCGGTGCGGGCGAAGGGCACCACCGAGCTGCGCAACGCGGCCATCGAGCCCGAGATCATGGACCTCATCGCCCTGCTGCAGAAGATGGGCGCCATCATCTCCTACGAGCCCAACCGGGTGATCCTCATCGAGGGCGTCGAGACGCTGCGCGGCTACGACCACCGCTGCATCTTCGACCGCAACGAGGCGGCGTCGTGGGCGTGCGCCGCGCTGGCCACCGACGGCGAGATCTTCGTCGCCGGTGCGAAGCAGCAGGAGATGCTGACCTTCCTCAACGTGTTCCGCAAGGCCGGCGGCTGGTTCGACGTGCAGGAGGACGGCATCCTCTTCCGTCGCGACGGCGAGCTCAAGCCCGTCGTCGTCGAGACCGATGTGCACCCGGGGTTCATGACCGACTGGCAGCAGCCGCTGATCGTCGCGCTGACCCAGGCTCGGGGACGCTCCATCGTTCATGAGACCGTCTACGAGAACCGCTTCGGCTTCACGCAGGCCCTGGTCAAGATGGGCGCCGACATCGTCGTGCACCCGCACGGGCTGCAGAACGGTCCGCGCCGGGTCCCGCGCCGCGAGCTCGAACAGGCCGCCGTCATCACCGGCCCGACCCCGCTGCGCGCGGCCGACATCGTCGTGCCCGACCTGCGCGGCGGATACAGCCACGTGATCGCCGCTCTGACCGCGGAAGGGGAGTCGCAGGTGTCCGGGGTCGACATCCTCAGCCGCGGGTACGAGAAGTTCCTCGACAAGCTGCAGGCGCTGGGCGCCGACTTCGACGTCGTCCGGTGA
- the leuD gene encoding 3-isopropylmalate dehydratase small subunit has protein sequence MEKFTTHTGVAAPLKRSNVDTDQIIPAVFLKRVTKTGFEDALFHEWRKDPEFVLNQEPFRTASVLVAGPDFGTGSSREHAVWALRDYGFKVVLSSRFADIFRGNSGKQGLLAATVDEADIERIWTLIDEEPGRDITVDLEARTATIGDPSTGSGQALQVPIEIDDYTRWRLLEGLDDIGLTLRNEDKIAQFEARRESWRPRTLPVR, from the coding sequence ATGGAGAAGTTCACCACGCACACCGGCGTCGCCGCCCCTCTCAAGCGCTCCAACGTCGACACCGACCAGATCATCCCGGCGGTCTTCCTCAAGCGCGTCACCAAGACCGGATTCGAGGATGCGCTTTTCCACGAGTGGCGCAAGGACCCAGAGTTCGTGCTCAACCAGGAGCCGTTCCGCACGGCATCCGTGCTCGTGGCCGGTCCCGACTTCGGCACCGGCTCGAGCCGCGAGCACGCCGTCTGGGCGCTGCGCGACTACGGCTTCAAGGTCGTGCTCAGCTCGCGCTTCGCCGACATCTTCCGCGGCAACTCGGGCAAGCAGGGACTGCTGGCCGCGACCGTCGACGAGGCCGACATCGAACGCATCTGGACGCTGATCGACGAGGAGCCCGGCCGGGACATCACAGTCGATCTCGAGGCGCGCACCGCCACGATCGGCGACCCTTCGACAGGCTCAGGGCAGGCCCTCCAGGTGCCTATCGAGATAGACGATTACACTAGGTGGCGGCTCCTCGAGGGGCTCGATGACATCGGGCTCACTCTGCGCAACGAAGACAAGATCGCGCAGTTCGAGGCCCGCCGCGAATCGTGGCGGCCACGCACGCTTCCCGTCCGATAG
- the leuC gene encoding 3-isopropylmalate dehydratase large subunit — translation MSSDITRPRTLAEKLWDDHLVVKGENGEPDLIYIDLHLVHEVTSPQAFDGLRAENRPLRRLDLTIATEDHNTPTLNIDKPIADLTSRTQIETLRRNAEEFGVRLHSLGDAEQGIVHVVGPQLGLTMPGITVVCGDSHTSTHGAFGAMAFGIGTSEVEHVMATQTLPLKPFKTMAINVEGTLRPGVTAKDIILAVIAKIGTGGGQGFVLEYRGSAIRDLSMEGRMTICNMSIEAGARAGMVAPDETTFAYLEGRPHAPQGQDWDDAVAYWRTLPTDADAVFDAEVNLDASELEPFVTWGTNPGQGSSLSASVPDPADIADANQRANAQRALEYMDLTPGTPLKDVRVDAVFMGSCTNSRIEDLRAFASIIEGRKKADGVRVMVVPGSARVRLEAEAEGIDKIVEAFGAEWRFAGCSMCLGMNPDQLAPGERCASTSNRNFEGRQGKGGRTHLVSPLVAAATAIRGTLSSPSDLEGNN, via the coding sequence ATGAGCAGTGACATCACCCGACCCCGTACCCTCGCCGAGAAACTGTGGGACGACCATCTCGTCGTCAAGGGCGAGAACGGGGAACCGGACCTCATCTACATCGACCTGCACCTGGTGCACGAGGTCACCAGCCCGCAGGCGTTCGACGGCCTGCGCGCCGAGAACAGGCCCCTGCGCCGGCTCGATCTGACGATCGCGACGGAGGACCACAACACTCCGACGCTCAACATCGACAAGCCGATCGCCGACCTCACCAGCCGCACGCAGATCGAGACGCTGCGTCGCAACGCCGAGGAGTTCGGCGTGCGCCTGCATTCCCTCGGCGACGCCGAGCAGGGCATCGTGCACGTCGTCGGCCCGCAGCTCGGCCTGACGATGCCGGGTATCACGGTCGTCTGCGGCGACTCGCACACCTCCACGCATGGCGCTTTCGGCGCGATGGCATTCGGCATCGGCACGAGCGAGGTCGAGCACGTCATGGCGACCCAGACGCTGCCGCTGAAGCCCTTCAAGACCATGGCGATCAACGTCGAGGGCACGCTGCGCCCCGGCGTGACCGCGAAGGACATCATTCTCGCAGTGATCGCGAAGATCGGCACCGGCGGTGGCCAGGGCTTTGTGCTCGAGTACCGCGGCAGCGCGATCCGCGACCTCTCCATGGAGGGGCGCATGACGATCTGCAACATGTCGATCGAGGCCGGCGCACGCGCCGGCATGGTCGCACCGGACGAGACCACGTTCGCGTATCTCGAAGGCCGCCCGCACGCCCCTCAGGGACAGGACTGGGACGACGCCGTCGCCTACTGGCGCACGCTGCCGACCGACGCGGATGCCGTCTTCGACGCCGAGGTGAATCTCGACGCGAGCGAGCTGGAGCCCTTCGTCACCTGGGGCACGAACCCCGGCCAGGGCAGCTCCCTGTCGGCCTCCGTTCCCGACCCCGCCGACATCGCGGATGCCAACCAGCGCGCCAACGCCCAGCGGGCGCTGGAATACATGGACCTGACGCCGGGCACGCCGTTGAAGGATGTGCGGGTGGATGCCGTGTTCATGGGGTCCTGCACGAACAGCCGCATCGAGGACCTTCGTGCGTTCGCGTCGATCATCGAGGGCAGGAAGAAGGCCGACGGCGTGCGCGTCATGGTCGTCCCCGGCTCCGCACGCGTGCGACTGGAGGCCGAGGCCGAGGGCATCGACAAGATCGTCGAGGCGTTCGGTGCGGAGTGGCGCTTCGCCGGATGCTCGATGTGCCTGGGCATGAACCCCGACCAGCTGGCACCGGGGGAGCGCTGCGCGTCCACCTCCAACCGCAACTTCGAAGGACGACAGGGCAAGGGCGGGCGCACGCACCTCGTCTCGCCCCTCGTCGCGGCAGCCACCGCGATCCGCGGCACTCTGTCCAGCCCGAGCGACCTCGAAGGGAACAACTGA
- a CDS encoding TerC/Alx family metal homeostasis membrane protein, with the protein MDIPVWFEITALVVLTAILLGDLLLILKRPHIPSTKESALWVAFYVALALIFAGVLYIVGDAKTSLDFLTGWAMEYSLSIDNLFVFILIMTQFAVPRRYQQEALMVGIIIALILRAIFIIIVGAAVEHLSPIFYVFGAFLLFTAIRQSLPDKQEDDAQTENFIVRQIRRVIPISDSYDGPKLRTVVDGKKIWTPMLIVFVSLGVTDLMFAVDSIPAIFGITTNPFIVFTANLFALMGLRQLYFLLGNLLDRLRYLHYGVAFILAFIGVKLVLHAMHINELPFINGGEPIAWAPDIDNWMSLGVIFGSMAVATIASLIASSREKRSATLES; encoded by the coding sequence TTGGACATTCCTGTCTGGTTCGAGATCACCGCGCTGGTCGTGCTGACCGCCATCCTCCTCGGCGACCTGCTGCTCATCCTCAAGCGCCCGCACATCCCCTCCACCAAGGAATCCGCCCTCTGGGTGGCGTTCTACGTGGCGCTCGCCCTGATCTTCGCCGGCGTGCTGTACATCGTCGGCGACGCGAAGACCTCGCTCGACTTCCTCACCGGCTGGGCGATGGAATACAGCCTCTCCATCGACAACCTGTTCGTGTTCATCCTGATCATGACGCAGTTCGCGGTGCCGCGCCGCTATCAGCAGGAGGCGCTGATGGTGGGCATCATCATCGCGCTGATCCTGCGAGCGATCTTCATCATCATCGTCGGCGCCGCAGTGGAGCACCTCAGCCCGATCTTCTACGTCTTCGGTGCGTTCCTGCTCTTCACCGCCATCCGGCAGTCCCTGCCAGACAAGCAGGAGGACGACGCGCAGACCGAGAACTTCATCGTCCGTCAGATCCGCCGGGTCATCCCGATCAGCGATTCGTACGACGGGCCCAAGCTGCGCACGGTCGTCGACGGCAAGAAGATCTGGACGCCGATGCTGATCGTCTTCGTCTCGCTCGGTGTGACGGACCTGATGTTCGCGGTCGACTCGATCCCGGCGATCTTCGGCATCACCACCAACCCGTTCATCGTCTTCACGGCGAACCTGTTCGCCCTGATGGGGCTGCGTCAGCTGTACTTCCTGCTGGGCAACCTGCTCGACCGTCTGCGGTACCTGCACTACGGCGTCGCCTTCATCCTCGCCTTCATCGGTGTGAAGCTCGTGCTGCACGCCATGCACATCAACGAGCTGCCGTTCATCAACGGCGGCGAGCCGATCGCCTGGGCCCCCGACATCGACAACTGGATGTCGTTGGGCGTCATCTTCGGTTCGATGGCCGTCGCCACGATCGCGAGCCTGATCGCATCCTCGCGCGAGAAGCGGTCGGCCACTCTCGAGAGCTGA